In Geobacter anodireducens, a genomic segment contains:
- a CDS encoding chromosome partitioning protein ParA has translation MCPMQNYPYVITVSSEKGGVGKTTLATNLAIYLKALDENLPVTIFSFDNHFTVDRMFEIKGQRLTGSVADLLMESPPRDLIHTGQYGVGYIPSSSSLNDLKGSIRGPMVLARLLAASRIPGVLIIDTRPDLDMFTQNALFAADRAIIPVKDMPSLENCRNIFALFEQRGLDRKSLSLIPCLVDERIKFDGPFNDQKTLLKAYAINRGYRCLDVYISKSPKVESLTTNPDGKIYPILTHAKWTEVHGQFAQLAQILINEYHATTEPRSLLFHKWLQTEESRKKEEFFARLSGIKSQCLLCGKPASDDGKGRHSFYFEVSDGSAAGFFEEECFLTMLMTNIYNMDVSMVDDAPTVHLMRDSSRESAFVFRPASNGGAVEFHRFSLDGTLLIKKNYPLREYEGGLLRRERSRLYTLMTEALGTAGAGSSDRFILVHPVMRDNPQGILRDESYRGLTRLKQHIAAQIASS, from the coding sequence ATGTGCCCCATGCAGAATTACCCTTATGTTATCACTGTCTCCTCGGAAAAGGGAGGGGTCGGCAAGACCACTCTTGCCACAAACCTGGCAATCTATCTGAAGGCCCTCGACGAGAATCTGCCGGTTACCATCTTTTCCTTCGACAACCACTTCACCGTAGACCGGATGTTCGAGATCAAGGGGCAGAGGCTGACCGGCAGCGTGGCCGACCTGCTCATGGAATCTCCGCCCCGCGACCTGATCCACACCGGTCAGTACGGAGTCGGCTACATCCCTTCGTCATCCAGTCTCAACGACCTGAAAGGCTCCATCCGGGGGCCCATGGTCCTGGCGCGGCTCCTGGCCGCCTCGCGCATCCCCGGTGTTCTCATCATCGACACGAGGCCCGACCTGGACATGTTCACCCAGAATGCCCTGTTCGCGGCGGATCGGGCCATCATCCCGGTCAAGGACATGCCGAGCCTGGAGAATTGCCGCAACATCTTCGCGCTGTTCGAACAGCGGGGGCTCGACCGCAAGAGTCTCAGCCTCATCCCCTGCCTCGTGGACGAACGGATCAAGTTCGACGGTCCCTTCAACGACCAGAAAACGCTGCTCAAGGCCTACGCCATCAACCGCGGGTACCGTTGCCTCGACGTGTACATATCCAAGAGTCCCAAGGTGGAAAGCCTCACTACCAACCCGGACGGCAAAATCTATCCGATTCTGACCCATGCCAAGTGGACCGAAGTCCACGGCCAGTTCGCCCAGTTGGCCCAGATTCTCATCAACGAGTACCACGCCACCACGGAGCCCCGTTCTCTCCTCTTCCACAAGTGGCTCCAGACCGAGGAAAGTCGCAAGAAGGAAGAGTTTTTCGCGCGGCTTTCAGGGATCAAGAGCCAGTGCCTGCTTTGCGGCAAACCGGCCAGCGACGATGGAAAAGGCCGGCACTCGTTCTACTTCGAGGTGTCCGACGGCAGCGCGGCCGGATTCTTTGAGGAAGAGTGCTTCCTCACCATGCTCATGACCAACATCTACAACATGGACGTAAGCATGGTGGATGACGCCCCGACGGTTCATCTCATGCGCGATTCGTCCCGGGAGTCGGCCTTTGTCTTCCGGCCGGCGTCGAACGGTGGCGCCGTGGAGTTCCATCGGTTCAGTCTCGACGGCACGCTCCTGATCAAGAAGAATTACCCCCTCAGGGAATACGAAGGAGGGTTGCTGCGGCGGGAACGCAGCAGGCTTTACACCCTCATGACCGAAGCGTTGGGAACAGCCGGTGCAGGAAGCTCCGATCGTTTCATCCTCGTCCACCCGGTAATGCGGGACAATCCCCAGGGGATTCTGCGGGACGAGAGCTACCGGGGCCTTACCAGGCTCAAGCAGCACATCGCGGCCCAGATCGCCTCGTCATAG
- a CDS encoding exodeoxyribonuclease VII large subunit: MDIFSEKRILTVSQLTSLIRGVLEENFEHVWVEGEVSNLATPASGHLYFTLKDGAAQIRCVMFRASSRALKFRPRDGMGLIVRGRVTVYDQRGEYQLLVEYLEPRGIGALQLAFIQLKEQLAREGLFADEHKKPIPSLPQKIGVVTSATGAAIHDILTVLNRRFANVEILIRPVKVQGEGAAEEIAGAIDDFNRYGAIDVMIVGRGGGSLEDLWAFNEETVARAIHRSRIPVISAVGHEVDFTIADFVADLRAPTPSAAAELVVKSKEELAARLEFLRHRLVQGVRQVLAEGRAGIDGLSRSLRDPSMLVGHLSQRIDDLSARLERGAANSVRRHRGSLDLLTTNLRLTNPAVRIERARERAMVLAGQNEALLRRFLDHLREESLVAAARLDTLSPLATMARGYSIVLKLPERRLVTDSARLAPGDRVELRLRRGRVGCCVESSNDT; encoded by the coding sequence GTGGATATTTTTTCTGAAAAACGAATTTTGACCGTGTCCCAGCTCACCTCGCTCATCCGCGGGGTGCTCGAGGAAAACTTCGAGCACGTGTGGGTGGAAGGGGAGGTTTCCAATCTCGCCACGCCGGCTTCCGGCCACCTCTACTTCACTCTGAAGGACGGGGCGGCCCAGATCCGCTGCGTCATGTTCAGGGCATCATCCAGGGCACTGAAATTTCGCCCCCGGGACGGGATGGGCCTTATCGTCCGCGGGAGAGTCACGGTGTACGATCAGCGGGGAGAGTACCAACTGCTGGTGGAATACCTAGAACCTCGCGGCATCGGGGCCTTGCAACTGGCTTTCATCCAGTTGAAGGAACAGTTGGCCCGGGAGGGGCTGTTCGCTGACGAGCACAAGAAGCCCATTCCATCGCTGCCCCAGAAAATCGGAGTGGTCACCTCGGCCACGGGGGCGGCCATCCATGACATCCTCACCGTGCTGAACCGCCGTTTCGCCAACGTAGAGATCCTCATCCGCCCGGTCAAGGTCCAGGGGGAGGGGGCTGCGGAAGAAATCGCCGGGGCCATCGACGACTTCAACCGCTACGGCGCCATCGACGTGATGATCGTCGGGCGGGGGGGCGGATCGCTCGAAGATCTGTGGGCATTCAACGAGGAAACGGTGGCGCGGGCCATCCATCGCTCGCGTATCCCGGTGATCTCCGCCGTTGGGCACGAAGTGGACTTCACCATCGCCGACTTTGTCGCCGATCTGCGTGCCCCCACGCCGTCGGCGGCGGCCGAACTGGTGGTGAAGAGCAAAGAGGAGCTTGCCGCCCGTCTCGAATTCCTCAGGCACCGGCTTGTCCAGGGGGTGCGGCAGGTGCTGGCCGAGGGAAGAGCCGGGATCGACGGTCTCAGCCGCTCCCTGCGTGACCCGTCCATGCTGGTGGGACACCTGTCGCAGCGAATCGACGACCTGTCGGCCCGGCTTGAGCGCGGGGCAGCGAACAGTGTCCGCCGTCACCGCGGCAGTCTCGATCTGCTGACCACCAATCTGCGCCTCACCAACCCAGCCGTCAGGATCGAGCGGGCCCGTGAAAGGGCCATGGTCCTTGCCGGGCAAAACGAGGCGCTGCTCCGCCGCTTTCTGGACCATCTCAGGGAGGAGTCGCTCGTGGCGGCTGCGCGGCTCGATACGCTTTCGCCCCTGGCCACCATGGCCCGGGGATACAGTATCGTGCTGAAGCTTCCCGAGCGGCGCCTTGTTACCGACAGTGCCCGCCTGGCGCCGGGAGACCGGGTGGAATTGCGCCTTCGCCGCGGCCGGGTCGGCTGTTGCGTGGAATCCAGCAACGACACGTGA
- a CDS encoding exodeoxyribonuclease VII small subunit (catalyzes the bidirectional exonucleolytic cleavage of DNA) gives MAVEKFETALKKLEDVVRKLEGGDLSLDDSLKAFEEGVKMASFCTKKLDEAEKKVELLLKKKNGTFVREDFRLDDE, from the coding sequence ATGGCTGTTGAAAAATTCGAAACCGCGCTGAAAAAGCTGGAAGACGTGGTCAGGAAGCTGGAGGGAGGAGACCTTTCCCTCGACGATTCGCTCAAGGCCTTCGAAGAAGGGGTCAAAATGGCCTCTTTCTGCACGAAGAAACTGGACGAGGCCGAGAAAAAGGTGGAACTTCTCCTGAAAAAGAAAAACGGCACGTTCGTGCGCGAGGATTTCCGGCTGGACGACGAATAG
- a CDS encoding polyprenyl synthetase encodes MDLKTYLKERCALVDEALGRHLPAEDDLPSSVHRAMRYSVFAGGKRVRPILMLAACDAVGGDTALALPAACAMEMIHTYSLIHDDLPAMDDDDFRRGRPTNHKVFGEAIAILAGDALLTEAFILMSSPSYAAAVGNDRLLPVIHEIALCAGSRGMVGGQVIDMESEGNKEIDLATVQYIHTRKTGALIKASIKAGAVLGGGDADAVKAMTRYGEAIGLAFQIADDILDIEGTTEQIGKDAGSDEARGKATYPAVLGLSESKRRAQELLDLAIEALSPFDHRADPLREIARYIVSRKS; translated from the coding sequence ATGGATCTGAAAACGTATCTCAAAGAACGCTGTGCCCTGGTGGACGAGGCATTGGGACGCCATCTGCCGGCCGAAGACGATCTTCCATCCTCGGTGCACCGCGCCATGCGCTATTCGGTTTTTGCTGGTGGGAAGCGGGTCCGCCCGATCCTGATGCTGGCAGCCTGCGACGCCGTTGGAGGCGATACGGCGCTGGCCCTGCCGGCGGCCTGCGCCATGGAGATGATCCATACCTACTCTCTCATCCATGACGACCTGCCGGCAATGGATGACGATGATTTCCGCCGCGGGCGGCCAACGAATCACAAGGTGTTTGGCGAGGCCATTGCCATCCTTGCCGGAGACGCCCTGCTCACCGAGGCGTTTATTCTCATGAGCTCTCCCTCCTATGCTGCCGCGGTTGGAAACGATCGGCTCCTGCCAGTCATTCACGAGATTGCCCTCTGTGCCGGTTCCCGGGGAATGGTCGGCGGACAGGTGATCGACATGGAGAGCGAGGGGAACAAGGAGATCGATCTGGCAACGGTCCAGTACATTCACACCCGCAAGACCGGTGCCCTGATCAAGGCATCCATAAAGGCGGGAGCAGTGCTGGGCGGGGGCGATGCCGACGCTGTCAAGGCGATGACGCGCTATGGCGAAGCCATTGGCCTGGCGTTCCAGATTGCCGACGACATCCTCGATATCGAGGGAACCACCGAGCAGATCGGCAAGGACGCGGGCAGCGACGAAGCTCGGGGGAAAGCCACCTATCCGGCCGTGCTGGGCCTGTCCGAATCCAAGCGGCGCGCCCAGGAACTTCTCGATCTCGCCATTGAGGCCCTTTCGCCCTTTGACCACCGGGCTGACCCTCTCAGGGAAATCGCCCGGTACATCGTGTCACGGAAATCATGA
- a CDS encoding 1-deoxy-D-xylulose-5-phosphate synthase (catalyzes the formation of 1-deoxy-D-xylulose 5-phosphate from pyruvate and D-glyceraldehyde 3-phosphate) → MSRILDRIDSPSDLKGLSVADLGILAEEIRQEIIAVCSRNGGHVAPSLGVVELTLALHRVFASPEDKIVWDVGHQAYAHKLVTGRRDRFATLRTLGGISGFLKRAESPHDVFDAGHASTSISAALGLAAARDLAGRKNKVVAVIGDGSMTGGIAYEGLNHAGHLNRDLVVVLNDNEMSIAENVGALSNFLSRTVTSEFVHTLKKDVESFLEGLDRIGRNVLKVAKRAEESLKGLFTPGMLFEAFGFEYIGPIDGHDIGRLTETFEKVRRFDDAVLVHVLTKKGKGFAPAEAKPSLFHGVGPFDPVSGEIVKGKGGAASYTGVFGQALTRIADEDERVVAITAAMPDGTGLGSFSARHPARFCDVGIAEQHGVTFAAGLAAEGFRPVFAIYSSFLQRAYDQLFHDVCLMNLPLTFAIDRSGVVGSDGPTHHGLFDLSYLRTLPNMVIMAPKDENELQHMLKTAIAHDGPAAVRYPRGNGLGVPLDQSLVPIPLGTSEVLRAGNGTCVVLAVGTMVGPALEAAATLEGEGIDLTVVNVRFVKPLDRELILSYADRAGVLVTIEENVLQGGFGSAVLELLADEGAEGVAVHRLGFPDRYVEQGEQHELRSRYGLDAEGIAGRIRVLSTR, encoded by the coding sequence ATGTCACGCATTCTCGACAGGATAGATTCTCCCTCGGACCTGAAGGGACTCTCTGTGGCCGACCTGGGGATCCTTGCAGAGGAGATCCGGCAGGAAATCATAGCCGTCTGCTCCCGCAATGGCGGTCACGTAGCTCCAAGTCTCGGCGTGGTGGAACTTACCCTGGCGCTGCACCGGGTATTCGCCTCGCCCGAGGATAAAATCGTCTGGGACGTGGGCCACCAGGCCTATGCCCACAAACTCGTGACCGGTCGCCGGGACCGGTTCGCAACCCTGCGGACCCTCGGAGGGATCAGCGGCTTCCTCAAGCGTGCCGAGTCGCCCCACGACGTGTTCGACGCCGGCCATGCGTCCACCTCCATTTCCGCCGCCTTGGGGCTTGCGGCTGCCCGTGACCTCGCCGGCAGGAAGAACAAGGTGGTGGCGGTCATCGGCGACGGCTCCATGACCGGCGGCATCGCCTACGAAGGGCTCAACCATGCGGGGCACCTGAACCGCGATCTGGTCGTGGTCCTGAACGACAACGAGATGTCCATCGCCGAGAACGTGGGGGCTCTCTCCAATTTCCTGAGCCGCACCGTTACCAGCGAGTTCGTTCATACCCTGAAGAAGGATGTGGAAAGCTTTCTCGAGGGGCTCGACCGGATCGGCCGGAACGTTCTCAAGGTGGCAAAGCGGGCAGAGGAGTCTCTCAAGGGGCTCTTTACGCCGGGTATGCTCTTCGAGGCCTTCGGGTTCGAGTATATCGGCCCCATCGACGGCCACGACATCGGCCGCCTCACGGAAACCTTCGAAAAGGTCAGGCGGTTCGATGACGCGGTCCTGGTCCATGTCCTGACCAAAAAGGGGAAGGGGTTTGCCCCGGCCGAAGCCAAACCGTCGCTTTTCCACGGGGTCGGCCCCTTTGACCCGGTCAGCGGTGAAATCGTAAAAGGGAAGGGCGGGGCCGCATCCTACACGGGTGTCTTCGGCCAAGCCCTGACACGGATTGCCGACGAAGACGAGCGGGTCGTCGCCATCACTGCGGCCATGCCCGACGGTACGGGCCTCGGCTCCTTTTCGGCCCGCCACCCCGCTCGCTTCTGCGATGTGGGGATTGCGGAGCAACACGGTGTAACCTTTGCCGCCGGCCTTGCAGCCGAGGGGTTCCGGCCGGTCTTCGCCATTTACTCTTCGTTCCTGCAGCGTGCCTATGACCAGCTCTTCCACGATGTCTGCCTCATGAACCTGCCGTTGACCTTTGCCATCGACCGCTCCGGCGTCGTGGGGAGCGACGGTCCGACCCACCACGGCCTTTTTGACCTGTCCTACCTGCGCACCCTGCCCAACATGGTCATCATGGCCCCCAAGGACGAAAACGAGCTGCAGCACATGCTCAAGACCGCCATCGCCCACGATGGCCCTGCAGCGGTCCGCTATCCCCGCGGCAATGGCCTGGGCGTTCCCCTTGACCAGTCACTGGTTCCGATCCCTCTGGGCACGTCGGAAGTGCTCCGTGCCGGCAACGGCACCTGCGTTGTGTTGGCGGTGGGCACCATGGTCGGGCCTGCCCTCGAAGCGGCCGCCACCCTTGAAGGTGAGGGCATTGACCTGACCGTGGTCAACGTCCGGTTTGTGAAGCCCCTCGACCGGGAACTCATTCTGTCGTATGCCGACCGGGCAGGAGTGCTGGTGACCATTGAGGAAAACGTCCTTCAGGGGGGGTTCGGCTCAGCCGTGCTCGAACTGCTTGCCGACGAAGGCGCAGAAGGCGTTGCCGTGCATCGGCTCGGTTTCCCGGACCGTTACGTGGAGCAGGGTGAGCAGCATGAACTGCGGTCACGCTACGGCCTCGATGCCGAGGGGATCGCCGGACGGATCAGGGTGTTGTCCACGCGCTAG
- a CDS encoding molecular chaperone DnaJ, with the protein MHYADLVKSLEIFGLSDRVTLREIKARHRELVRRHHPDTGEEGDPERIRLINGAYALLRKYADGYRLSFSEDEFYEQNPDERLRMQFEDAPLWGMR; encoded by the coding sequence ATGCACTATGCAGATCTCGTCAAGTCTCTGGAAATATTCGGACTATCCGACCGGGTGACGCTACGGGAGATCAAGGCCCGTCACCGGGAACTCGTGCGGCGCCATCATCCCGACACGGGAGAAGAGGGCGACCCTGAGCGAATCCGGCTCATCAACGGGGCCTATGCCCTGCTTCGCAAGTACGCCGACGGTTACCGCCTCTCTTTCTCCGAAGATGAGTTCTACGAGCAAAACCCCGATGAACGGCTTCGGATGCAGTTTGAAGATGCTCCTCTCTGGGGCATGCGTTGA
- a CDS encoding cytochrome C, whose translation MTARNGLISLQTRQGTLPRKTFTSLIMLMITALMALGGCGGGGGSTTATSTATPTTATVSGVAATGAPLVGTIRLKDSSSPAVEKTTTSSADGSFTIDVTGLTPPYILKADGTSGGTAVTICSFASGPGTANINPLSNAALASAAGVSDPAATVYASPSPAMLEIISANLPAAVAALRTQLKPLLDQYGANVHPITAPFTANHTGLDAVLDVIRVQLGAGTMVVANRSTNAPIFSAPLTNINGGTFTMGNMPAPPTPATDGQGLYAANCAACHGALATSEKKGTTLARLQSAVSANAGGMGFLSPLTATQLQAIVDVLAPAPAPTPTPTPTPTPTPTPAPDGSALYGSNCQACHGSLANSDIQTKTVSAIQSAISGNRGGMGFLSTLTSAEVQAIATSLASAVTPTPTPTPTPTPTPTVDPGKTVYDSRCASCHRLGTYDASGSAPSLSQAGTKIDGKFTAGVSGHKGITLTAADLANLKTFVNAN comes from the coding sequence ATGACCGCACGTAACGGGCTTATTTCGCTCCAGACACGACAGGGCACGCTGCCCCGGAAAACGTTCACCAGCCTGATCATGCTCATGATCACGGCACTTATGGCACTTGGCGGCTGTGGCGGCGGAGGCGGTTCCACCACTGCTACCTCGACGGCCACGCCGACAACTGCTACGGTATCGGGGGTGGCAGCCACCGGAGCCCCCCTCGTGGGCACGATCCGCCTCAAGGACTCTTCATCACCGGCGGTGGAAAAAACCACCACTTCCTCCGCAGACGGCTCCTTCACCATCGACGTTACCGGTTTGACGCCGCCGTATATCCTGAAGGCGGACGGCACCTCCGGCGGGACTGCCGTAACCATCTGTTCGTTTGCATCCGGCCCCGGCACCGCGAACATCAATCCGCTATCCAATGCGGCACTGGCCAGCGCCGCCGGCGTAAGCGACCCGGCCGCGACAGTCTATGCATCCCCATCCCCTGCGATGCTCGAAATCATCAGTGCCAACCTGCCGGCTGCCGTAGCTGCCCTGCGCACCCAACTCAAACCCCTGCTCGACCAATACGGTGCCAATGTGCACCCGATCACCGCCCCCTTCACGGCCAACCACACCGGTCTCGACGCTGTTCTGGACGTGATCCGGGTTCAGCTCGGTGCCGGCACCATGGTAGTCGCCAACAGGTCCACCAATGCGCCGATCTTCAGCGCTCCCCTGACGAACATTAACGGCGGAACCTTCACCATGGGCAACATGCCGGCTCCCCCCACTCCGGCGACAGACGGACAAGGACTTTACGCAGCCAATTGTGCGGCCTGTCACGGTGCCCTGGCCACCTCTGAGAAAAAAGGCACAACGCTTGCGCGCCTCCAGAGTGCCGTAAGCGCGAATGCCGGAGGCATGGGGTTCCTCTCTCCCCTGACCGCAACTCAGCTCCAGGCAATCGTCGACGTCTTGGCGCCTGCTCCTGCTCCCACGCCGACCCCGACACCCACCCCTACGCCTACGCCCACTCCGGCGCCCGATGGGTCGGCCCTCTACGGAAGCAACTGTCAGGCATGCCATGGCTCACTCGCGAACTCTGACATCCAGACAAAAACCGTATCGGCAATCCAGTCGGCCATCTCCGGCAATCGTGGCGGCATGGGGTTCCTTTCCACCCTCACTTCCGCTGAAGTTCAGGCGATAGCCACCTCGCTGGCATCGGCTGTCACACCTACACCGACGCCCACCCCTACGCCGACTCCGACGCCCACCGTCGACCCGGGCAAGACCGTCTACGACAGCCGGTGCGCATCCTGTCACCGCCTGGGCACCTATGACGCTTCCGGCAGTGCTCCGAGCCTCTCCCAAGCCGGGACGAAAATTGACGGAAAGTTCACCGCCGGCGTTTCGGGGCACAAGGGAATTACGCTCACCGCCGCGGATCTTGCGAATCTTAAGACCTTTGTCAACGCAAACTGA
- a CDS encoding cytochrome C yields the protein MKRTVILFAAMLLTASAGLAADVILFPSKSGAVTFTHKRHSEFIRECRNCHEKTPGKITNFGKEYAHKTCKGCHEVRGAGPTKCKLCHRG from the coding sequence ATGAAACGAACGGTCATTCTCTTCGCTGCCATGCTTCTAACCGCCTCTGCCGGCCTCGCGGCTGATGTCATCCTGTTCCCGTCCAAAAGCGGCGCCGTCACCTTCACCCACAAACGACACTCGGAATTCATCAGGGAATGCAGGAACTGTCACGAGAAAACCCCTGGCAAAATAACAAATTTCGGCAAAGAATACGCCCACAAGACCTGCAAGGGGTGCCACGAGGTACGGGGGGCGGGGCCCACGAAGTGCAAGCTCTGCCACAGGGGCTAG
- a CDS encoding phosphoribosylglycinamide formyltransferase, whose product MIEPLAVGVLVSGNGSNLQAIIDRIEADSLPVRIACVISNKADAFGLERARKHGIPAIHIDHRAHGGRESYDAALVETLRGHGVQLVVLAGFMRIVTSVLLDAFPNAVMNIHPALLPAFPGLHAQAQALRYGVKFSGCTVHFVDEGTDTGPIIIQAVVPVLDDDDEASLSARIQVEEHRTYPEAVRLFAERRLRIEGRKVSMLPPGA is encoded by the coding sequence ATGATCGAACCGCTTGCAGTCGGAGTTCTCGTTTCGGGCAATGGCTCGAACCTCCAGGCGATCATCGACCGGATCGAGGCTGACTCGCTTCCGGTGAGAATTGCCTGCGTCATCAGCAACAAGGCTGACGCCTTTGGCCTCGAACGGGCAAGAAAGCACGGCATACCCGCCATCCATATCGATCACAGGGCCCATGGCGGCCGTGAATCCTATGACGCGGCCCTGGTGGAGACCCTGCGCGGCCACGGGGTCCAACTCGTCGTCCTGGCGGGATTCATGCGTATCGTTACTTCGGTGCTGCTTGACGCCTTCCCCAATGCGGTCATGAATATCCATCCCGCCCTTCTGCCCGCCTTTCCCGGGCTCCACGCCCAGGCCCAGGCGCTCCGGTACGGAGTCAAGTTCTCCGGATGCACCGTGCACTTTGTCGACGAAGGCACCGACACGGGACCGATCATCATCCAGGCGGTTGTTCCGGTTCTGGATGATGACGATGAAGCCTCCCTTTCGGCCCGTATCCAGGTCGAAGAGCACCGGACCTATCCCGAGGCTGTCCGGCTCTTTGCTGAGAGACGCCTCAGGATCGAGGGGAGAAAGGTGTCCATGCTTCCGCCGGGGGCCTGA
- a CDS encoding phosphoribosylformylglycinamidine cyclo-ligase (catalyzes the formation of 1-(5-phosphoribosyl)-5-aminoimidazole from 2-(formamido)-N1-(5-phosphoribosyl)acetamidine and ATP in purine biosynthesis), producing the protein MTKKGFTYKDAGVDIDAGNTFVGLIKPFVKATSRPEVISDIGGFGGLFSLNTNKYRNPVLVSGTDGVGTKLKIAMMADRHDTIGIDLVAMCVNDIVVQGAEPLFFLDYFATGKLDPQRGAAVVKGISEGCVQAGCALIGGETAEMPGFYQPGEYDLAGFTVGVVERDNIIDGSSITVGNRLVGIASSGLHSNGYSLARKIIFESMGLGIDSILPGLGTSVADALLTPTKIYVKSILNLLRDFHVNGIAHITGGGLLENVPRVLPNGCKALVHLDRCPLPPLFSLLQEAGSVERDEMYRTFNCGIGMVLAVPENEADEILIRLSGLQEKAFVIGEVVKCEPGAEMVELV; encoded by the coding sequence GTGACAAAGAAAGGTTTTACCTATAAGGACGCCGGTGTCGACATCGATGCCGGCAACACGTTTGTGGGGCTCATCAAGCCGTTCGTGAAAGCCACTTCCAGGCCCGAGGTCATCTCGGACATCGGCGGCTTTGGCGGGCTCTTTTCCCTGAACACCAACAAGTATCGCAACCCCGTCCTGGTTTCGGGAACCGACGGCGTCGGCACCAAGCTCAAGATAGCCATGATGGCCGATCGGCATGATACCATTGGCATCGACCTGGTGGCCATGTGCGTCAACGACATCGTCGTCCAGGGAGCCGAACCGCTCTTTTTCCTCGACTATTTCGCCACGGGCAAACTGGATCCCCAGCGGGGAGCCGCGGTGGTCAAAGGGATCTCGGAGGGATGCGTCCAGGCCGGCTGTGCCCTTATCGGCGGCGAGACGGCGGAGATGCCCGGTTTCTATCAGCCCGGCGAATACGACCTTGCCGGGTTCACCGTGGGCGTGGTCGAGCGCGACAACATCATCGACGGATCGTCGATCACGGTGGGCAACCGTCTCGTGGGCATCGCCTCCAGCGGCCTGCACAGCAACGGCTATTCGCTCGCCCGCAAGATTATCTTTGAATCCATGGGGCTCGGCATCGACTCCATTCTGCCTGGGCTCGGCACCTCCGTGGCCGATGCCCTGCTCACCCCAACCAAAATCTACGTCAAGTCCATCCTCAACCTGCTGAGGGACTTCCACGTGAACGGCATCGCGCACATTACCGGCGGCGGCCTGCTGGAAAACGTTCCCCGCGTGCTCCCCAACGGCTGCAAGGCCTTGGTACATCTGGACAGATGCCCGCTCCCGCCCCTTTTCTCCCTGCTTCAGGAAGCAGGATCCGTTGAGCGGGATGAAATGTACCGCACGTTCAACTGTGGAATCGGCATGGTGCTGGCCGTACCCGAAAACGAGGCCGACGAGATACTCATCCGCCTTTCGGGACTCCAGGAGAAGGCCTTCGTCATCGGCGAGGTCGTCAAGTGCGAGCCCGGCGCCGAGATGGTCGAACTCGTATAA
- a CDS encoding ribosomal-protein-alanine N-acetyltransferase RimI has product MNTADYPTIMPMTAGDLDEVLKIESDSFPRPWTRDHFVAELASPRSFPVVARSPDGLVAGYICPSLLFDEGEILDVAVRRDFRGQGIGALLVTHVLAELAGRGARTVHLEVRVSNAAARALYRRLGFAETGRRPGYYENGEDAVLMTYSINEGEGSPHAV; this is encoded by the coding sequence ATGAATACCGCAGATTACCCGACAATAATGCCCATGACCGCAGGCGATCTGGACGAGGTTCTGAAGATCGAATCCGACTCGTTCCCCCGCCCCTGGACCAGGGATCACTTCGTTGCAGAACTCGCATCCCCCCGTTCTTTCCCCGTTGTCGCCCGGTCGCCGGATGGGCTCGTGGCGGGGTATATCTGTCCGTCACTCCTTTTCGACGAGGGCGAGATACTCGATGTGGCCGTGCGCCGGGATTTTCGCGGGCAGGGTATTGGCGCTCTGCTGGTGACCCATGTCCTGGCAGAGCTTGCCGGGCGGGGCGCCCGGACCGTTCACCTGGAGGTCCGCGTGTCGAATGCCGCCGCCAGGGCGCTTTACCGCCGCCTCGGATTTGCCGAAACCGGCCGACGGCCGGGATACTATGAAAACGGCGAGGATGCCGTGCTGATGACCTATTCAATTAACGAAGGAGAGGGCTCACCCCATGCAGTTTAA